The DNA segment TTGCTAGGCCAAATGCTGCATCTGGTCTAATATAAATGCAACATAAAGAGTATATTTCCTGGGAGACCAAGGTTATTGGTTTATTCAGAAAGTAATGAGATAACAAAAAATCATTTTATCATCCAATCAGGTGCTTATTGCTGTTGTGTATATTTTCTGAAAACATACttgataataaaaagaaaactttaaaaacccCTACCGTTTCACTTTACTTTTTTTACAGCTTCAAAGCACAGATTCCTTAGACTGCCTGGAACGACTCATAGATTTGAACAACGGGGAAGGGCAAATTTTCACCATTGATGGACCCCTTTGCCTGAAGAATGTACAGTCTATGTTTGGGTGAGTAAATTTGTAGATAATATGCCTTAGTGAAGGTTTCCAGATAGTATCTGTGAGAGAAAACAAATATAACAAGAAATCTGATGAGATAGGTATTCTAattcatccttttttcttttagtttatgATTTTGTTTACTGTATTTTCGTCTTGACCTTCACTGGTTAAGGTCAATATTTATTTTGGTCATTCTGTAACAAACCACAGCATCTGTTTACAATTGGCAGATAGAAGGTGCCCATTTCCAGGTTTATTGTTAGTTTGCCATCAGTGTGATAATAATCTGCTTTGTTTTGTCATTTAGCAATGTTAGAACTACTGGATTAACtgtagttaaaaggaaaaaatgtgcTTTAGACAAACAATTTTCATTTGAGGTATATTATATTTTCCTTAATAATAACCGATTGTGTTCTAGAAAGCTGATAGACTTGGCTTATACACCATTCCATGCTGTTCTCAAGTGTGGCCACTTAACGTCTGATGTGCAAGTATTTCCCAGACCAGAGCCTTTCATTATAGATGAGGAAATAGACCCCATCCCTAAAGCAATTAATACAGGTAACCAATCTTTGATTGCTTTCTGCTTAAATCCATTCAGTTTCTACCTTTTCACTACCACCTCTTTTCCTGTATAGTTGCTGTTCCATGCACATTCTCTCTGCGAGGATCAGTTACTGACTCTGTAATTTGTTGGTGTATGTGGCACCAGGGGACAAGAGCATTGTCCTGTTGCAGCCACATGTCCCTGGTAAAAGGGCTGGAGGAGGATTGAGGAACTTTAAAAACTCAGGGTGCTGATTTCTGGGGGCAAGGACTGTGGCAGAGAGTCACAGGCTGCTTTCCATGAGTATCTTCGTACATAAACTTCATGgggaaaagaagaggtatgttGGAGACGAGGCTGCATTTTGTATTAGAGTTGCTTTTATCAGAAAGACCCTGTATTATAAGTTCAGACAGACTGGCATTTTTTTGGAGGCTTCTTCAAGGAATCCCCCAGAAACAGAGTTGAGAAGAATTGGTGGGGCAGCACAAGTAAAGGTTGAGATTTCTGAAATATCTGGCTTTATAGTTTGTTATCCTGGTGCTTCATACAAATACCAAATTGGTTTTTAAAACTGTGCAAAGAAAACCTGTCTCAGCACTCCCACTCCTGGACACAGCTCCCATGAACAGCAGGGAGGCTGTACGTAGCCCATGGCTTGCAAACGGCTAGTTACACAACTTGGAGAGAATACACTGAACTTCACTGCTTTGCCTTAAGAATGTAGTTTGAACCACAGCACCAATATTGCTCTCAGCTCCTCAGCATTGCACTTGGCCACGTGTGTTTCGTTGTTCTTTCCAGTCAGGCAGTTCTGTGGCTCTTGGGCTAAAGGTTGGTACCCTTGGTGACACCCCAGGGTGGCAAACTCTGCAAGGGACCTGATGGGAGTTCCTGCTGGCTTCGTCTTGTTCAAGAAATACAAAAAGAGTGACTTGGCTAGATCATATGCCCAGATGTGTTTTCAGATAGTTTCTTTTTTGTGAGTTTCTAGCTCCACTGGGAATTTCATTTCCTGGATCTGTCCTGtagacttcctttttttttttttttttctgtattcatcAACAAAATGTGCACAGTTTACCTGTGAATGAGGACATGATAGTGGTAAAATTCTGCAAGGAAGTGAACTGCAACTCACAAATTCCTGCCACCAAGTTTGCCttcatttgtttggggtttttttaaatatgcaagagaaaaaaacatttctcatTTGGGCTGTGATCACTTCTTATTTGTAGCTGCACACTGTTTAAATAGGAGTGAGTATGTCTGCAGCAAAATAGCAAAAGCCAAGAAAAAGAGAATGCAGTGTGTCTTGATGAGAggctttgtgttgtgttttgagaGTTCCTCCTGTCATTCCAAAGGTGGGAAGTCATTAGGAAGGAAATGTAGTTCTGTGTGCATTAAAATGCAGTGTATGGTGTTCCCACCCCCTGAATTCCTCCATGGCTTTAATCAAGTGTTTCAAAGCTGGTAGATTTGGTTTAGTcctttgttttctctccttttggATTTATAAAATGGCAATGGTTTGGGTACAGTGTGAAAAACAATGTGGAAGATTCTGTATTTGTCCAGCAACATGGTTCATGGACAGCAGTACGTGTGTGACAGAAGTTATGTTCTCAGTGTTCTCATCTTAAAGTGCTGTGGTATTATGTGTGAATGTTTGTATCTGTGACTGTCAAGGTTGTGCTACCTCTAGTCACTGCTTCAGAAAACTGAGTGGTCTAAGAAGTGGAAATGTTAAATTGACTCTGAATACATTTCAGCTGTTTCCAAATCTGACTTAAACCTGTTGCTTTCCCACAGATCTAGAAATTGTTGGGTTTGTAGATATAGCCGACATTTCCAGCCCTCCTGTCTTGTCCAGACACTTGGTGCTGCCCATTGCACTTAACAGAGGTGAgcaagttttgtttcttttagcaAAAACCGCTGTAAACTTCCCTTGTAATGTCTGTGGTGGTTTAGACTAGAAGCACAGGTTTTATGCTGTATGAAAATGCCAGATGTCTCTAAAGACATGTCTGTGTGATTACATTAAAATTAAAACTTGAACACAAGCTCTTTCAATTTTGAATACCGTGTTCTTTTGAAAGTTAATAGAGGGAACGGTGTCCTTATGGCATCATTATTAATAGAACATGCCAAACTTAAAGCTAAAAATAGTTATGGGGCATGAAATGTGTGGTGCAAGATGAATATTTAATGCCTGCATCTAATTGGTTCTTGGAATTATTTGTTGTTGTGAAAAATCTGATCTTAATCACAACTAGATTACTCAGTTGTACTTGAGCATTAATTGCTGCTCATTGGGGCCAAGTGTGTATGTGTCTATACAAATGTCTGGTGTAGGCATCGAGGATGGTTAGCACATTACGGACTTGCAGCTACTTGTGTGCATCAGCCTGTGataagaaagactttccctttccttttgtcACGGCTTTGGAGTGGGGCAAAGAGAAAGTGACATTTCTCTGagtaaaaaagaatgaaaactctAGAAATGCTCTCATCTGTGTATTAACACTTTTATCCTGCTAGGCCTTTCACCTTAGAAGATACTAACAGTTAAATCACAGCTGTATTCCAGCTACTAAAACATAGTGCATTTCTTATAATGACCACAAATTGCAAAGGAGAGGAGAACTGGAAATTCAGGGTGCTTTTGGTTCGGAAGCAGCCACGTATTCATTGCCAGGCTTTTGGTGTTGTTTCATTTCACTTCTAGTTTCTTCAAAGCTGAGGTTTTATTTGCAGTTTTTTGGTAACTCTGTTTTGTTAGTAGGGTGCGGTGGTTTGTATAACATTATAATGCCACTTCACCCAAACAATTCATTTATCGGCTGTTTGTTCCACAAGAGTATTAATTGACTCTTGCATGGCAGAAGATACAGGGTGGTGGCATAGAAACAGAACTAGTTTGTTTGAGTTTATTCTTATGttcctttctttgcttttattcttcCCCAGAAGGTGATGAGGTGGGTCCTGGGATCACAGATGACACTGAAGATGAGAATTCAGCTAATCAGATTGCTGGGAAAATCCCCAACTTCTGTGTTTTATTACATGGCAGCCTGAAAGTGGAAGGCATGGTGGCTGTCGTCCAGTTGGGGTATGGCGCTGGATGTCTGCCTGAAGAAATCTCTTACTTTGcttgtttatgttttatttataaattatgcGTATTTATATCTGTACTCTGTACagaactctgcactgccagacaAAGCTGTGGATTTTTAATTCAGGACGTGGTTCTGTCAGTATAAATTGCAAATAGTGAGCCTCCATACAGTGAGAGGGGGAAATTCTAGGCAGAGAGGGATGCAAGATTTTCAACCTTTGGGATTTGCTCTTTTCCACAGGCCCGAGTGGTACGGAATGCTCTATTCACAAGCTGACAGCAAGAAGAAATCAAACCTCATGATGTCACTCTTTGAACCGGGCCCTGAGCCCCTTCCATGGCTCGGGAAGATGGCACAGCTTGGACCTATTTCAGGTAATAATCACAATAATTTCAATAATTCTTACAGATTCAGTGTTTTCTTGTGTGAAACTCTTAGTTGTTAagttcttcttattttcttttcttccccaagaTGCAAAAGAAAATCCTTACGGAGAGGATGACAATAAGAGCCCTTTCCCCTTGCAACCCAAGAACAAGCGCAGTTACGCACAGAACGTTACCGTGTGGATTAAACCGAGTGGCCTCCAGGTAATGATACGGgttttggacttgatgatttacTTTGATCAGCAGTAGCCATCTTACCAGCAAAGTGGACTCTATGTGTGTCTTGTCTGTTTAATGTAATTGCTTTATTGCTTTCCTTTCATTTGTATAAATGCTGCCTCTTTAAAATATCACAATTAAAATGCAATCAGAAAGCATAGCTTGTTTAATGAAAGCTGCGTCTCCAGTGTAGCATCTGGCTTAGTTTATTTGATTTAGTGTAATTACCATTTATACTTCAGCCTTTGTGAGCTGCGGTCTTGTCAACGGTCAGGATAATTTCTCAATAAATAGCTGAGGATTTTTTCTGCCGCTTCCCCAGCAGTTgccaagtttttgttttgtttttcctttttgcagacaGATGTACAGAAGATCTTGAGAAATGCACGGAAACTCCCTGAAAAAACTCAGACCTTCTATAAAGTGAGTAACATTTCAGGCCAGCCCAAATTTGGTCCATACTGATAGTGGCGCATTAACAGAGGAACACATCCCATCTCTGTCTGTGGGATGTTCTGTGCAGGCTTGTAGGGCTCTGCAAAACCAGAGATGATTCTGTAAAGGAAACATCTTGAGTCCATTTTACAGACTAGTTAAGGTGAGACAAGGGAGTCTGGTTTCCCTGTCACTTCATTCTCTGGCAGGGTGACATAGATGTGTCGTATTTACAGGCGCCTCTTAGGATCCCTGATCCCTGCCACTTCCATGGTGAACTTCCTCACAGATTTTATGCTGTTGTCCAGGCAGAAATAAACTGAGGGATCAGAGGGGAACAGGAACACAGATGTCATTCTGAGTCTGGAAATGTCTCCTACATTTTTTCTACAACTGAAGCAGAGAAAGACAAAATTCCAGGCACATTTGGCCACATCGTAATAATCCATAATCTAGACTGTAGCTGGAGGTAATGGTTTTTCTTGTAAGCTTAGTGATGATGCAGTTTGTTATTGTGGCCCCTTGAGACTTCAGGAATGAATACCCTGCCTAAATGTATATAAGCACTGTCAGtttacagtgaagaaaaatgtgtgtaaatatatatacatatatatatatacatatatatttacacgTTTTGCTGGGCACTGTGGTTAAAGGCAGCAGTCAGTGAAGCCTCAGTTGGAGGTCAACCCCAGCTGAGACAGACAAAACTGGTGGGTACAAGAGCTGAATGtccaaaagagaaaagggagaagTGGAGATTTATAGGAAGGGATCAAGGGAAAAATCAACTGTTAGTTGTGCCACTGTCATCTTCAGCCCTGAAGCATTTTTTATCTCATGGGCAGCTGGGTGGTTTCCATCAGCTGTACTGATTGCTCAGGTTAGTTTCCTTATAAGTGAATAAGCTTGccatgaaaaaaaagaagaaaacagtgttTTATGTAAAGCCTTATAGTGGCTTTAAAAGGAGTTTTCCTTCTTCGCAGGAACTTAATCGTTTACGAAAGGCAGCTCTGGCCTTTGGTTTTTTGGACCTGCTCAAAGGTGTGGCGGACATGCTGGAGCGGGAGTGCACGCTCCTTCCCGACACGGCGCATCCCGACGCAGCGTTTCAGCTCACGCATGCTGCTCAGCAGCTCAAAGTGGCAAGTACCGGAGCATCGGAATATGCTGCCTATGATCACAATATCGCTCCGCTGCAGACGGACTTTTCCAGTAGCAGCACTGAAAGGATGTGAAGTCACCATTTTCAGAACTTCTATAGATTAAGACACAAGTGGTTCAAATGTTCTCATCCTGTTTACTTTCTAGGGCCTGTTTAGTTATTATTTAGAGAACTTCTTATCAAAACAGGGTCCCTTACCTGCATCAGCGCTCTCTAAATAAATGTAGGTAGTTTGTGGCGGCTTTAGTCAGACCTGAAAACTGTGGAAAGTAAGTGTCCCAAAATCAATTACTGTGTTGGATGCTATTCAGTGTATGTGAGGAGTGAAAGAAAATGCCATCAGAGGCAGCAGACTGCTCCTGGCTTTTGGCCTCCCTAAGATGTGGTTACACGTAACTGAACTCACCGGTAAAGGTATCCTAAAAGGCAGCTACTATACTTTAAACACCAACTTGATTAGTCCAAAGAAAATGTGTGAGAATCACTGTGCAGGATCAGATAGACAGTTAATTTCAGGGCATTGTCACTCATTTTATGCCCAAATTGAAAGCCAGTCTGTACTGCCATAATGGGAGTTATCACTGGCGGTGCAGTGCTTACACTTGTGAAAGTAACTTAATCTTGTGCgacatgtttttttttaatttgtgtaacGTTAATAAAAAGTAATTCTTCATGAATGTAAGTTGGATTTGTTCCATTTTCATAGCAACTAGACTGCGTAGCCTAAAACATTGACTGGGTGAAGGCTTGGCTCCCACCTCTTTATCACAGGaattaaataataaattatacAACTTCTCAGATTCAGGGAAAGAACTGAACTAAAGCAAAATTTGGTTGTAAATCTTTATTAATAGAAACACATTCTTTCTGAAGGACTAAAATTCAGTAGTATAAGATCCATGACAGCTTGCACTAAGTACCACAGTTTCACTGAGAAATAAGTAGGAATACATACGGATTTCCTAACAGAAGTTCAAATGCCCAGTGgagaaattaaaatatgaaagTGATCCTTGCTGTTCCATTGCTCAGCTAATTCAATCCTTTGACATAGTTCAAACATAGGTACAGTGTGTGCTGTAGTGAAATACTAAGTGTGTAAATAATGCTCATCTCTCCTGAGTAAAATCAGCTGTGCTCTCTTTTGGGTGGGAGTCTCGGGTATCCCTAAAGAGAAGTTTCATCACGCCTCTTGTTGACAGAACACAAATTGTGAAATGCAGCGTGGAGCTTCTACCAGTCCTTTGTTAAAATCTTCTTATAACACTATATCCTTTCCTTTACAGCAACAAGCACTGGGCTCACATCACAAACTGTAAGCTGTTTGTTACCttcaatacagaaaataattttctggaggATTCATATTGTTTTACAGTAGAAAAAGATAAATACTAAGACAGCACTAAGCTAATCTCAGCTTCAGTGCCTGTTCTGGATTGCTGGCATTGCCCTGGGGGCAGTGGCAGTTGTTGGGAGGGAACCTGTTTGTAACCACAATTCGGTTTTAGAACAAACTTTTTGTACATGGATGAAGAAGGCCAGAGGGAGCTGGAATTAACGGCAGGACGCTAAGTGCGAAGAAGAGCATGTTGAAATCAAGTCAACTGAAACAAAGGTTTCCAGGTAAGAGAGTAGATGACCTGAAAtttggggcagggggggctcctcttttttggtgttgtttaaaGCAAGCAGAGGAAAGGGTCACTTCACTTAAGTCCCCTGTGGGATCTCTCCTACTGAGATCTGATACGTGCTATCAAAATAATACATGGTTTTATTTGGCCCACTATTCTATCCCACCAGCTACCAGCCAACAAAGCATATACACCAAATTCTCAGCTGCACTCCTAAGTTTTAAGTAGAAAAGCAATATTTACTGCCTTTCTGAAGAATATAAATGAATTTAAGGAGCTACAGCCCTGCCACGAATTATCAGAGGAGCCCAGTGTTCCATGACAGGTCCCCATTTTCCCTTTGTGTGGGAGGGCTGGAGTTCTTTTGGGGCTCACATGCTAGGTGGAAGCTGGTACCTATGCTTCCTTGTTTTATTATGTTCCAGTGCTTGCATTACCAACTACAAAAGCATCTCTGCCCATGGCACAGACTggcagcttccattccccaccacCTGAATAAGGACGTGTTCCTAGAGGAAAGCTGGGATCCACACAGTGTTCCTGTTCCGTAAGGCTAAACTAGAAACAAACTTAACTCGGTAGCATTTAGATCAGTATTAGTTACTTCCAGTTTTAATTCTTGCAGCATCAATATGCTGCAGGAGAAAAGGCGTATGTGCCGAGCCCCAAAATAAACATCCAAATGCTGTTCAGTGGTCTCAGATCCTGCTCCTCCTGCCATCCAGCTGCGCACCAGAACAGCCCAGGCCAGCAAACAGTGTATCCCACATCAGACACCCTATCTGCATGCAGTACTGAAAGAgcaaatatccaatttaaacactATTTCTATGTAGTGCTGCTCCACCATT comes from the Patagioenas fasciata isolate bPatFas1 chromosome 12, bPatFas1.hap1, whole genome shotgun sequence genome and includes:
- the INTS14 gene encoding integrator complex subunit 14; the encoded protein is MPTVVVMDVSLSMTRPVSVEGSEEYQRKHLAVHGLTMLFEHMATNYKLEFTALVVFSSLWELMVPFTRDYNTLQEALSNMDDYDKTCLESALLGVCNIVQQEWGAAIPCQVVLVTDGCLGIGRGSLRHSLATHNQRSESNRFPLPFPFPSKLYVMCMANLEELQSTDSLDCLERLIDLNNGEGQIFTIDGPLCLKNVQSMFGKLIDLAYTPFHAVLKCGHLTSDVQVFPRPEPFIIDEEIDPIPKAINTDLEIVGFVDIADISSPPVLSRHLVLPIALNREGDEVGPGITDDTEDENSANQIAGKIPNFCVLLHGSLKVEGMVAVVQLGPEWYGMLYSQADSKKKSNLMMSLFEPGPEPLPWLGKMAQLGPISDAKENPYGEDDNKSPFPLQPKNKRSYAQNVTVWIKPSGLQTDVQKILRNARKLPEKTQTFYKELNRLRKAALAFGFLDLLKGVADMLERECTLLPDTAHPDAAFQLTHAAQQLKVASTGASEYAAYDHNIAPLQTDFSSSSTERM